The following are encoded together in the Dickeya lacustris genome:
- a CDS encoding methyl-accepting chemotaxis protein — protein sequence MTIVKKLAIAISIFTLALISVGGLGLQLLSQSKDRLDYVMVNTLPSLDNLVKANNALSNALNDLSLMFLTRDEQQKNALKKTIESNLATVEKLNTTYRNGLVSDAQDLQMANNNLQYLNDFRAAKEKLLQQAQTDSQAVEKAFADNGYLTQAQGKLVKGFQDQYAYNVELAGGLQAQNGSNFKQAFFGLVGLIVVALLVAGTLSTIIISYVRRSLNALRQTLISVSENLDLTLRADASKNDEIGQTSSAFNQLIQRFSDVLSDVRSASESVSTAAGEIAAANEDLSARTEEQASSLAQTAASMHEISSTIESNVDNTAQTNRLSQQASHTVEHGNESVQKMISAMQEIANGSEKVADITNLIEGIAFQTNILALNAAVEAARAGEHGRGFAVVASEVRNLSQRSSSAAKEIKTLIDSAISAVQRGTVQADDVREAIGNVKNVIQSVSGLVNEVSLASEEQSRGISQINVAINQMESVTQQNAAMVEQASSAADSLNDQATRLRQSVEIFKLSNSNHQGMHQQTSHMGALRLGHR from the coding sequence ATGACTATCGTAAAAAAGTTGGCCATTGCTATCAGTATATTCACTCTCGCATTGATTAGCGTCGGTGGCCTGGGCCTTCAACTATTAAGTCAATCCAAAGATCGTCTGGATTATGTGATGGTTAACACATTACCCAGTCTCGACAATTTAGTAAAAGCCAACAATGCATTAAGTAACGCGCTTAATGACTTGTCGCTGATGTTTTTAACCCGTGATGAACAACAGAAAAACGCATTAAAAAAGACGATTGAAAGCAATCTGGCCACGGTTGAGAAACTCAACACCACCTACCGCAACGGCCTGGTTTCTGATGCGCAAGACTTGCAGATGGCCAATAATAATCTGCAATATTTAAACGATTTTCGCGCCGCCAAAGAGAAACTGCTCCAGCAAGCTCAAACCGACAGTCAGGCCGTTGAAAAAGCCTTTGCGGATAATGGCTACCTTACCCAGGCTCAGGGCAAGCTGGTGAAGGGTTTTCAGGATCAATATGCTTACAATGTCGAGCTGGCTGGTGGCTTACAAGCACAAAACGGCAGCAACTTTAAACAAGCGTTTTTTGGCCTGGTCGGCCTCATTGTTGTTGCCTTACTGGTCGCAGGAACCTTGTCGACGATAATCATCAGTTATGTACGCCGTAGCCTGAATGCTCTGCGTCAAACGCTTATCTCTGTCAGTGAAAACCTGGACTTAACGCTGCGTGCTGACGCCAGTAAAAACGATGAGATTGGCCAGACATCCAGCGCCTTTAATCAGTTGATTCAACGTTTTTCGGATGTCCTTTCCGATGTGCGCTCTGCCAGTGAAAGCGTCTCAACTGCCGCAGGAGAGATTGCCGCAGCGAATGAGGACTTGTCTGCTCGTACAGAAGAGCAAGCCTCGTCACTGGCGCAAACCGCTGCAAGCATGCACGAGATTTCATCAACCATTGAGAGTAATGTTGATAACACGGCTCAGACTAATCGCCTGAGTCAGCAGGCTAGCCACACGGTAGAGCATGGTAATGAGTCGGTACAAAAGATGATCTCGGCCATGCAAGAGATCGCTAATGGCTCAGAAAAAGTGGCAGATATCACCAACCTGATTGAAGGTATCGCCTTTCAGACTAATATTCTGGCGCTCAACGCCGCCGTTGAAGCGGCGAGGGCTGGTGAGCATGGCCGAGGGTTTGCGGTCGTGGCCAGCGAAGTCAGAAACTTGTCACAGCGCTCATCTTCTGCGGCGAAAGAGATAAAAACCCTGATTGATAGCGCTATCTCTGCGGTACAGCGAGGTACTGTACAAGCTGACGATGTACGCGAGGCTATTGGTAACGTGAAAAACGTTATTCAGAGTGTGTCAGGTTTAGTGAATGAGGTTTCTCTGGCCTCAGAAGAGCAAAGCCGTGGCATTTCACAAATTAATGTCGCCATCAACCAAATGGAATCGGTTACGCAGCAGAATGCTGCCATGGTAGAGCAAGCGTCTTCAGCCGCAGATTCATTAAACGATCAGGCGACGCGCTTACGCCAGTCCGTTGAAATTTTCAAACTCTCGAATAGCAACCATCAGGGTATGCATCAGCAGACAAGTCATATGGGTGCCCTTCGCTTAGGCCATCGCTGA
- the phoH gene encoding phosphate starvation-inducible protein PhoH gives MGRQKAVIKARREAKRVIRRESRNHRQREEDSVTSLVQLGGIESIGMARESRDTSTIAARNQAQTLYLSAIENKSLIFASGEAGCGKTFLSAAKAAQALLHKEVERIIVTRPVLQAEEDLGFLPGDIAEKFAPYFRPVYDVLQRRLGSSFLQYCLRPEIAKVEIAPFAYMRGRTFENAFVILDEAQNVTVNQMKMFLTRLGENVTVVVNGDITQCDLPAGVKSGLRDALERFSEDEMVGIVNFATQDCVRSEICQRTLIAYS, from the coding sequence ATGGGAAGACAAAAAGCAGTGATCAAAGCGCGTCGTGAAGCGAAACGAGTTATTAGGCGCGAATCACGTAATCATCGTCAGCGTGAAGAGGACTCCGTCACGTCTCTGGTGCAATTGGGCGGAATCGAATCTATCGGCATGGCCCGTGAAAGTCGTGATACTTCTACCATTGCAGCGCGTAATCAGGCCCAGACGCTCTATCTGTCCGCCATAGAAAACAAGTCATTGATTTTTGCCAGCGGTGAGGCCGGGTGCGGAAAAACGTTTCTCAGTGCGGCTAAAGCGGCACAGGCGCTGCTTCACAAAGAGGTTGAGCGCATTATTGTCACCAGACCGGTGTTGCAGGCAGAAGAGGATTTAGGGTTCCTGCCTGGCGATATCGCAGAAAAATTCGCCCCTTATTTCCGTCCGGTTTACGATGTGCTCCAGCGCCGTTTGGGGTCTTCGTTCTTACAGTATTGTTTACGCCCAGAAATTGCCAAGGTGGAAATCGCGCCATTTGCATACATGCGTGGTCGTACATTTGAGAATGCGTTTGTTATTCTTGATGAAGCGCAGAATGTCACGGTTAATCAGATGAAAATGTTCCTGACGCGTCTGGGCGAGAATGTTACCGTCGTTGTCAATGGCGATATCACACAATGTGACTTGCCTGCGGGAGTAAAATCAGGCTTACGTGATGCGTTAGAACGGTTTTCCGAAGATGAAATGGTCGGCATCGTTAATTTTGCGACACAAGACTGTGTGCGTTCAGAGATTTGCCAGCGAACATTAATCGCTTATTCCTGA
- the fliZ gene encoding flagella biosynthesis regulatory protein FliZ yields the protein MPQSTRKKQLLSRYLKDFKHKQTHCANCTKELDRVSLVFRDQLINKKSITMMDRLIDQAIWESVQEELIPLCRFCSEVFCNTHANYFDIKAFTQYLIEQTEVRHSTMREYVIRLRRLDELLVAKNYPQESFASDGNVQQRICDYLPDIEQTTYRSALRKYDQYLHWQKHY from the coding sequence ATGCCTCAATCAACCAGGAAGAAGCAACTTCTTAGTCGTTATTTGAAAGATTTCAAGCACAAACAGACGCACTGTGCTAACTGTACAAAGGAATTGGATCGCGTTTCTCTCGTGTTCCGCGATCAACTCATCAATAAAAAATCGATTACGATGATGGATCGCCTTATTGACCAGGCGATTTGGGAGTCGGTACAGGAAGAGCTTATCCCTCTGTGTCGTTTTTGTAGCGAAGTCTTTTGTAATACACACGCCAATTATTTTGACATCAAAGCCTTTACTCAATATCTCATCGAGCAGACTGAAGTTCGGCATAGCACCATGCGTGAATATGTCATCCGGCTACGTCGTTTAGATGAGCTGCTCGTGGCTAAAAATTATCCGCAGGAAAGTTTTGCCTCCGACGGTAACGTTCAGCAGCGCATTTGCGACTATTTGCCCGATATTGAGCAGACAACCTACCGAAGTGCATTGCGAAAATACGACCAGTACCTGCATTGGCAGAAACATTACTAA
- a CDS encoding RNA polymerase sigma factor FliA, whose protein sequence is MSELYTAEGTMDKNSLWKRYVPLVRHEALRLQVRLPASVELDDLLQAGGIGLLSAVERYDSLQGTAFTTYAVQRIRGAMLDELRSRDWAPRSVRRNAREVAQAMQQTEQSLGRVPTELEVAQTLNIPLEEYRQILLDTNNSQLFSYDEWREEHGDSAEALLEGSEDANPLNQLMDVSLRQRVMDAIENLPEREKMVLTLYYQEELNLKEIGAVLEVGESRVSQLHSQAIKRLRAKLMSDV, encoded by the coding sequence GTGAGCGAACTGTATACCGCTGAAGGCACAATGGATAAAAATTCATTATGGAAGCGCTATGTTCCTTTAGTGCGCCATGAAGCCTTGCGCTTACAGGTTCGTCTTCCGGCAAGCGTTGAGCTCGATGACCTCTTGCAAGCCGGAGGGATAGGGTTACTTAGCGCAGTTGAGCGTTATGACTCGCTGCAAGGTACAGCGTTTACTACGTATGCCGTACAGCGAATTCGCGGCGCTATGCTCGATGAGCTGCGCAGTCGCGATTGGGCACCACGCAGTGTCAGGCGTAATGCCCGGGAAGTCGCACAGGCAATGCAGCAGACTGAACAGTCTCTTGGCCGTGTGCCAACGGAGCTGGAAGTGGCCCAAACCCTGAATATTCCGCTTGAAGAGTATCGGCAGATTCTTCTGGATACCAATAATAGCCAGTTGTTTTCTTACGATGAATGGCGTGAAGAACATGGGGACAGCGCTGAAGCGCTGTTGGAGGGCAGTGAAGACGCCAATCCTCTTAATCAACTGATGGATGTGAGCTTACGTCAGCGGGTGATGGATGCGATTGAAAATCTTCCAGAACGTGAAAAAATGGTGTTGACACTCTATTATCAGGAAGAGCTGAACCTAAAGGAAATTGGCGCAGTTCTTGAGGTGGGAGAGTCACGTGTCAGTCAGTTGCATAGCCAGGCGATCAAGCGTCTGCGTGCGAAATTAATGAGTGACGTTTAA
- a CDS encoding DUF2501 domain-containing protein has translation MALIKSIIQAGGALVLTISLGAQAAGWQESLSNAASQLSAGKGATEGNAESNNLAGLSALLNGSPQSLSSKSMNNAAGILGYCVKQKFAVASNTDSIKNQLLTKLGLTTPQQQQQTGYQQGLAGLLTTGDGKLLNLNSIGSSALAEKVKAKACDLVLKQGIKFIS, from the coding sequence ATGGCTTTGATAAAATCGATAATACAGGCCGGTGGCGCACTGGTGCTGACCATCAGTCTGGGCGCACAGGCGGCCGGCTGGCAAGAGTCGCTCTCCAATGCCGCCAGCCAACTGAGCGCAGGGAAGGGTGCCACTGAAGGTAATGCTGAGAGTAACAATCTGGCTGGATTGAGTGCGCTGCTTAATGGAAGCCCACAATCACTGAGCTCCAAGAGCATGAATAATGCTGCTGGCATTCTGGGCTACTGCGTAAAACAAAAATTCGCGGTGGCCAGCAATACCGATTCGATTAAAAATCAGCTATTAACCAAGCTAGGCCTCACCACGCCACAACAACAACAGCAAACCGGGTATCAGCAAGGACTGGCTGGATTACTGACGACCGGTGATGGCAAGTTGCTGAATTTAAACTCGATTGGCAGCTCGGCGCTGGCTGAAAAAGTCAAAGCCAAAGCCTGTGATCTCGTGTTAAAGCAAGGCATAAAATTCATTTCTTGA
- the katG gene encoding catalase/peroxidase HPI — MTTESKCPFHHTKAASSAEGRGTTNRDWWPNQLNLKILHQHTSASDPLDDHFNYADAFNSLDLAALKKDLHALMTDSQPWWPADFGHYGPLFVRMAWHSAGTYRTGDGRGGAGAGQQRFAPLNSWPDNVNLDKARRLLWPIKQKYGQNISWADLMILTGNVALESMGFKTFGFAGGRADVWEPEEEVYWGNESTWLAGDKRYSGERDLENPLAAVQMGLIYVNPEGPNGNPDPLAAAQDIRETFSRMAMNDEETVALIAGGHTFGKTHGAGDAALVGPEPEAAGIEAQGLGWASAYGSGKGADTISSGLEVTWTQTPTQWSNYFFQNLFGYEWELTKSPAGAHQWRPKNGAGADEIPDAHDPAKRHVPTMLTTDLSLRFDPDYEKISRRFYEHPEQFADAFARAWFKLTHRDMGPRARYLGPDVPAEELIWQDPIPALNHPLITEQDIAALKTDILASDISTAEWVATAWASASTFRGSDKRGGANGARIRLAPQNSWDVNQPAQLHRVLQTLEGIQQAFNQAQPGDKRVSLADLIVLAGGAAIEQAALAAGHPITVPFTPGRMDASQAQTDVESFAVLEPIADGFRNYQKGQYSVSAEALLVDKSQLLTLNAPEMTVLVGGLRVLGANVNQSQYGVFTKRPGVLSNDFFVNLLDMGTRWQPSAEEGVFEGRDSQTGALKWTGTRVDLIFGSHSQLRALAEVYASEDGKAKFVKDFTAAWVKVMELDRF; from the coding sequence ATGACAACGGAAAGTAAATGCCCCTTTCACCACACGAAAGCCGCCAGCAGTGCTGAAGGGCGCGGCACCACCAACCGCGACTGGTGGCCTAATCAACTCAATCTGAAGATCCTGCATCAGCACACATCCGCCTCTGACCCGCTGGATGACCATTTCAATTATGCGGATGCGTTCAATAGCCTGGATTTAGCCGCACTGAAAAAAGACCTGCACGCGCTGATGACGGACTCTCAGCCCTGGTGGCCCGCCGACTTTGGTCACTACGGCCCGCTGTTTGTCCGCATGGCCTGGCATAGCGCAGGCACCTATCGTACCGGTGATGGCCGTGGGGGCGCAGGAGCGGGTCAACAGCGTTTCGCGCCGCTCAATAGCTGGCCGGATAACGTCAACCTAGATAAAGCTCGCCGCTTACTGTGGCCTATCAAACAAAAATATGGCCAGAACATCTCCTGGGCCGATTTAATGATCCTGACCGGCAACGTAGCGCTGGAATCAATGGGCTTTAAAACCTTCGGGTTTGCCGGTGGTCGTGCCGATGTCTGGGAGCCGGAAGAGGAGGTCTACTGGGGTAACGAGAGCACCTGGCTTGCCGGTGATAAGCGTTATTCCGGCGAGCGCGACCTGGAAAACCCGCTGGCGGCTGTGCAGATGGGGCTGATTTATGTCAACCCGGAAGGCCCGAATGGCAATCCTGACCCGCTGGCCGCCGCGCAGGATATTCGCGAAACCTTCAGTCGCATGGCGATGAACGATGAAGAAACGGTCGCGTTAATCGCAGGCGGTCATACCTTTGGTAAAACCCACGGTGCCGGTGATGCCGCACTGGTCGGCCCGGAGCCCGAAGCCGCCGGTATCGAAGCGCAGGGGCTTGGCTGGGCCAGTGCCTATGGCAGCGGTAAAGGGGCAGACACTATCTCCAGCGGGCTGGAAGTCACCTGGACGCAAACGCCCACCCAGTGGAGCAACTACTTTTTCCAGAACCTGTTCGGCTACGAGTGGGAATTAACCAAAAGCCCGGCGGGTGCCCATCAATGGCGGCCTAAAAACGGCGCGGGCGCTGATGAAATTCCCGATGCCCATGACCCGGCAAAGCGCCATGTCCCAACGATGCTGACCACCGACTTGTCGCTGCGCTTTGACCCGGATTACGAGAAAATCTCACGCCGTTTTTATGAGCACCCAGAGCAGTTTGCCGATGCCTTCGCCCGCGCCTGGTTTAAGCTGACACACCGTGACATGGGCCCGCGCGCGCGTTATCTCGGCCCGGATGTACCGGCTGAAGAGCTGATTTGGCAAGACCCGATCCCGGCGCTGAACCACCCGCTGATTACCGAGCAGGATATTGCCGCATTAAAAACCGACATTCTGGCATCCGACATTAGCACCGCAGAATGGGTTGCGACCGCCTGGGCCTCAGCGTCAACCTTCCGTGGCTCAGATAAGCGCGGCGGCGCGAACGGCGCACGTATTCGGCTTGCGCCGCAAAACAGCTGGGATGTCAATCAGCCGGCACAATTGCATCGTGTGTTGCAGACGCTGGAAGGCATTCAGCAGGCGTTTAATCAGGCGCAACCGGGCGACAAACGCGTGTCGCTGGCTGACCTGATTGTACTGGCAGGCGGTGCGGCCATCGAACAGGCGGCGCTGGCCGCCGGTCATCCGATTACCGTGCCCTTCACACCGGGCCGAATGGATGCCAGCCAGGCACAAACGGATGTCGAGTCCTTTGCCGTGCTGGAGCCGATTGCCGATGGTTTCCGTAACTATCAGAAAGGGCAATACAGCGTCAGCGCTGAAGCCCTGTTGGTCGATAAATCACAACTGCTGACCCTTAATGCCCCGGAAATGACGGTGCTGGTTGGCGGTTTACGGGTACTGGGTGCCAATGTTAACCAGAGCCAATACGGTGTCTTCACTAAACGCCCTGGCGTACTGAGCAACGATTTCTTCGTTAACCTGCTCGACATGGGCACCCGCTGGCAGCCGTCTGCCGAGGAGGGGGTGTTTGAGGGCCGCGATAGCCAAACGGGAGCGCTGAAATGGACTGGCACACGTGTTGATCTGATTTTCGGCTCACACTCGCAGTTACGCGCGCTGGCTGAAGTGTATGCCAGTGAGGACGGCAAGGCGAAATTCGTCAAGGATTTCACCGCCGCCTGGGTGAAAGTGATGGAGCTTGACCGCTTCTGA
- a CDS encoding MgtC family protein — MNLTLFVSNLLLAMILGGIIGAERQWRQRMAGLRTNALVATAAAIFILCSRAIEPVSAGRIAAQVVSGIGFLGAGVIMRDGMNIRGLNTAATLWCSAAIGLLCGMSLYGEAVVAVMIILCANIVLRELVQRVNQPSSCPTQAPTTRYRVEAHCHSPDEITVRTLMLQAINLTSLHLYSLRSADMTESTMEVSADILASGPAQKEVEAMVCRISLEKSISSVTWRVLPVLAE; from the coding sequence ATGAACCTGACCCTGTTTGTCTCAAATCTTTTACTGGCGATGATTCTCGGCGGCATCATCGGTGCCGAGCGCCAGTGGCGTCAGCGTATGGCAGGCTTAAGAACGAATGCTCTGGTTGCCACGGCAGCAGCCATTTTTATTCTTTGCTCGCGCGCGATTGAACCTGTGAGCGCCGGGCGTATTGCCGCACAGGTGGTTTCGGGTATTGGCTTTTTGGGCGCGGGTGTAATTATGCGTGATGGCATGAATATTCGCGGATTAAATACAGCGGCGACATTATGGTGTTCAGCCGCTATCGGTTTATTGTGTGGCATGAGTTTATATGGGGAAGCGGTGGTGGCCGTGATGATTATTTTATGCGCCAATATTGTATTGCGTGAATTAGTGCAGAGAGTGAATCAGCCGTCATCGTGCCCAACGCAAGCGCCGACGACGCGATATCGGGTAGAAGCGCATTGCCATTCACCGGATGAAATTACGGTGCGGACGCTGATGTTACAGGCGATTAATTTAACGTCGCTGCATTTATATTCATTGCGCAGTGCGGATATGACGGAAAGCACCATGGAAGTCAGTGCCGACATATTGGCCAGTGGCCCGGCGCAAAAGGAGGTAGAAGCGATGGTGTGCCGTATCAGCCTTGAGAAAAGCATCAGTTCCGTGACATGGCGTGTGCTACCGGTGCTGGCGGAGTAA
- a CDS encoding ABC transporter permease, with translation MRHPLQHTLTDNQTAMRQRPIAPSYRADLLFFALFLVVAVLVVYGIEQMSLPLSVLDVSPVTLDTHLLPAYALRTTLRMFVALGVSLLFTLVIATLAAKSRKAEQVIIPALDILQSVPVLGFLTFTVTFFMGLFPGSQLGVECAAIFAIFTSQAWNMTFSFFQSLRTVPHDLHEVSQQFGFSSWRRFVRLELPFAIPGLVWNMMMSMSGGWFFVVACEAITVGHTTVSLPGIGSWLALAIEQKNLYAILWAVVAMTIVIVLYDQLLFRPVVAWADKFRFEQTASQKRPRSWVYDLMRRTHLSTLIINAVCWPFHLLASLRLPPLPRRWHFPVSARYYPITDRLWQVVVVISVIAGVAQLVQFIGASLGLADVLSAIGMGLITMARVVALIIIASLIWLPVGVWIGLHPTAAERLQPLAQFLAAFPANVLFPFAVFLIAGYHLNPDVWLSPLMVLGTQWYILFNVIAGASTLPTDLLEAARIYGIKRWQWWRQVALPGIFPYYVTGALTAAGGSWNASIVSESISWGQQHLEATGLGAYIANATTAADFPRVALGIAVMSVFVIAFNRLLWRPLYQFAERRLRLG, from the coding sequence ATGCGCCACCCACTTCAACACACACTCACTGACAACCAAACCGCGATGCGTCAGCGCCCCATCGCCCCTTCTTACCGGGCGGACTTGCTGTTCTTTGCCCTGTTCCTGGTCGTGGCGGTGCTGGTCGTCTACGGCATTGAGCAGATGAGCCTGCCGCTCTCGGTGCTGGATGTCAGCCCGGTTACGCTGGATACCCATCTGTTGCCCGCCTACGCCCTGCGCACAACGCTACGCATGTTTGTGGCCTTAGGCGTGTCGCTACTGTTCACACTGGTTATCGCCACGCTTGCCGCCAAAAGCCGTAAGGCGGAGCAGGTTATCATTCCGGCGCTGGATATTTTGCAGTCGGTGCCGGTACTGGGTTTTTTAACCTTCACGGTAACGTTTTTTATGGGGCTATTCCCCGGCAGCCAACTGGGTGTCGAGTGCGCGGCGATTTTTGCCATTTTTACCAGCCAGGCCTGGAATATGACCTTCAGTTTCTTTCAGTCATTGCGTACCGTGCCGCATGATTTGCATGAGGTCAGCCAACAGTTTGGCTTCTCATCATGGCGGCGCTTTGTGCGTCTGGAGCTGCCTTTCGCCATTCCCGGCCTGGTGTGGAATATGATGATGTCGATGTCCGGCGGCTGGTTTTTTGTGGTGGCGTGCGAGGCCATCACCGTTGGGCATACCACTGTCAGCCTGCCCGGTATCGGCTCTTGGCTGGCTTTGGCTATCGAGCAGAAAAATCTGTACGCCATCCTGTGGGCGGTCGTCGCGATGACCATCGTCATCGTGCTCTACGATCAACTGCTGTTCCGCCCGGTCGTCGCTTGGGCGGATAAATTCCGTTTCGAGCAGACCGCATCACAAAAAAGGCCGCGCTCCTGGGTCTATGACCTGATGCGCCGTACCCACTTATCCACGCTGATTATCAACGCCGTCTGCTGGCCTTTTCACCTGCTGGCATCGCTACGCCTGCCGCCGCTGCCGCGCCGCTGGCATTTTCCGGTAAGCGCACGTTACTACCCGATAACGGATCGGCTGTGGCAGGTTGTGGTGGTGATAAGCGTCATCGCAGGCGTTGCGCAACTGGTGCAGTTCATCGGTGCATCACTCGGTTTGGCCGATGTACTGAGCGCTATCGGTATGGGGTTGATTACCATGGCGCGCGTCGTGGCGCTGATTATCATCGCAAGCCTCATCTGGCTGCCGGTCGGCGTGTGGATTGGTTTACATCCGACGGCGGCCGAGCGCCTGCAACCGCTGGCCCAGTTTTTGGCTGCCTTCCCGGCGAATGTGCTGTTTCCTTTTGCGGTATTTTTGATTGCCGGTTATCACCTCAACCCCGATGTGTGGCTATCGCCGCTGATGGTACTGGGGACGCAGTGGTACATCTTGTTTAACGTGATAGCCGGTGCCAGCACGCTGCCGACCGATTTGCTCGAAGCGGCGCGTATTTACGGCATCAAGCGCTGGCAGTGGTGGCGACAGGTGGCGCTCCCCGGCATCTTCCCTTACTACGTCACCGGCGCATTAACCGCAGCCGGCGGCTCATGGAATGCCAGTATCGTGTCCGAATCGATTTCATGGGGTCAGCAACACCTTGAGGCAACCGGGCTTGGCGCCTACATCGCCAACGCCACGACAGCGGCTGATTTTCCACGCGTCGCGTTGGGTATTGCCGTGATGTCGGTGTTTGTCATTGCGTTTAACCGCCTGCTGTGGCGCCCTTTGTATCAATTCGCCGAACGCCGTCTGCGCCTCGGTTAA
- a CDS encoding AAA-associated domain-containing protein yields the protein MIQLHHATPHPFTASGQQSLVEVRHLRHVYGKQGAERLVLDDVNLQLGENEIVGLLGRSGSGKSTLLRSIAGLITPTAGDVDFPSDAQGKPSTVSMVFQSFALFPWLTVQQNVEVGLEAQRVPLELRRKRALAAIDLIGLDGFENAYPKELSGGMRQRVGLARALVVDPDILLMDEPFSALDVLTAETLRTDLLELWAERRMPIKSILMVTHNIEEAVLMCDRIVLFSINPGRVASEIRVELPQPRNRQDPAFRALVEDIYVKMTTDSDSDTLRQSTIPGSGLGMVLPRVSTNSLSGLIEALQAAPYAGKADLPELANELHYTADELFPVAETLQLLRFAELKGGDIRLLPAAGRYASAGVDERKQLFAQHLLSYVPLVAHIRRVLDERSSRTAPARRFRDELEDFMSEIDALQALNCAIQWGRYAELFAYDDTNDLFSLENPS from the coding sequence ATGATTCAGCTTCATCACGCCACGCCTCACCCATTCACGGCGTCCGGGCAACAGAGCCTGGTCGAGGTGCGCCACCTGCGCCATGTCTATGGCAAGCAAGGAGCCGAGCGATTAGTGCTCGATGATGTCAACCTTCAGCTTGGCGAGAATGAAATTGTCGGCCTGCTCGGGCGCTCCGGCTCTGGCAAATCGACGCTGTTGCGCTCGATTGCCGGGCTGATTACCCCGACGGCAGGCGACGTTGATTTCCCGTCAGATGCCCAAGGCAAGCCGTCTACGGTAAGCATGGTGTTTCAGAGTTTTGCGCTCTTTCCGTGGTTGACCGTGCAACAAAACGTTGAGGTTGGGCTGGAAGCGCAACGCGTGCCGCTTGAGTTACGGCGCAAGCGGGCGCTGGCGGCTATCGACCTTATCGGGTTGGATGGCTTTGAAAACGCCTATCCCAAAGAGCTCTCCGGCGGGATGCGCCAGCGGGTCGGTCTGGCGCGTGCGCTGGTGGTAGACCCCGATATTCTGCTGATGGACGAGCCCTTCTCCGCGCTGGATGTGCTGACGGCTGAAACGCTGCGTACCGATCTGCTGGAACTGTGGGCAGAGCGCCGCATGCCGATAAAATCGATCCTGATGGTGACGCACAACATCGAAGAAGCGGTGTTAATGTGCGATCGCATCGTGTTGTTCTCTATCAATCCAGGCCGGGTTGCCAGTGAGATTCGCGTAGAGCTGCCGCAACCGCGTAACCGCCAGGACCCGGCATTTCGGGCGCTGGTTGAAGATATTTACGTTAAAATGACCACCGATAGCGACAGCGATACCCTGCGCCAGAGCACTATTCCCGGCTCCGGGCTTGGCATGGTGTTGCCTCGCGTTTCCACCAACTCGCTGTCAGGGTTGATAGAAGCACTACAGGCTGCGCCCTATGCCGGAAAAGCCGATTTGCCGGAGCTGGCTAACGAGCTGCATTATACTGCCGATGAACTGTTTCCCGTGGCAGAAACGCTGCAATTACTGCGTTTTGCTGAACTGAAAGGCGGAGATATTCGGCTGTTACCCGCCGCCGGACGCTACGCCAGCGCAGGCGTCGATGAACGTAAACAGCTGTTCGCCCAGCACCTGTTAAGCTATGTTCCGCTGGTAGCCCACATCCGCCGCGTGCTGGATGAGCGCTCATCGCGCACCGCTCCGGCACGACGCTTTCGTGACGAACTGGAGGATTTTATGTCTGAAATCGATGCCTTGCAGGCACTAAACTGCGCAATACAATGGGGGCGCTATGCCGAGTTGTTCGCCTACGACGACACCAACGATCTGTTCAGTCTGGAGAACCCGTCATAA